The following proteins come from a genomic window of Bartonella apihabitans:
- the mnhG gene encoding monovalent cation/H(+) antiporter subunit G, with protein sequence MIEDFPLWLSIVIVFFLLLGSGLTLIGAIGLNRAKSFYERLHMPTLGTSWGVSGIIIASIIYSTVSGHKLISHSILLAIFIIVTTPVTLMLLSRAAMQRDQSSNSTELPEKMRYQKIDDTLPTPQELLEKTPSLDDFK encoded by the coding sequence ATGATTGAAGACTTTCCTCTCTGGCTTTCTATCGTCATTGTGTTTTTCCTGCTGTTAGGCTCGGGGCTGACATTGATCGGCGCCATCGGTCTTAATCGTGCAAAAAGCTTTTATGAACGGTTACACATGCCAACGCTTGGAACAAGCTGGGGTGTCAGTGGCATTATCATTGCCTCGATCATCTATTCAACGGTAAGCGGTCACAAACTCATTTCCCATTCTATATTGCTCGCAATATTTATTATCGTGACAACACCTGTCACACTTATGTTGTTATCGCGGGCAGCCATGCAGCGCGATCAATCTTCCAATTCAACCGAATTGCCAGAAAAAATGCGCTATCAAAAGATTGACGATACTTTGCCGACGCCGCAAGAGCTTCTTGAAAAAACGCCGAGCCTTGATGATTTCAAGTAA